Proteins from a genomic interval of bacterium:
- a CDS encoding M24 family metallopeptidase, which yields YASDLTRTYFLGEPDEKFIEVYSTVLRAQNEAIKNMRAGMSGKDIDGIARKVIEDAGYAEFFGHGLGHGIGLVVHDFPRLSPKNEDAIPVGCVVTVEPGIYIPDWGGVRIEDDVWLTGDGAVLLSDKLPRELNDIILRV from the coding sequence ATACGCGTCCGACCTTACGAGAACATATTTTCTCGGTGAACCTGACGAAAAATTTATTGAGGTTTACTCCACTGTGCTAAGGGCGCAAAACGAGGCTATAAAAAACATGCGAGCTGGAATGAGCGGAAAGGATATCGATGGTATAGCTAGGAAGGTTATCGAGGATGCTGGATATGCCGAATTCTTTGGCCACGGACTTGGACACGGTATTGGCCTTGTGGTGCACGATTTTCCGAGGCTCAGCCCCAAAAATGAGGATGCTATCCCCGTCGGTTGCGTGGTTACGGTTGAGCCGGGTATATACATTCCGGATTGGGGTGGTGTGCGCATTGAGGACGATGTCTGGCTTACGGGTGACGGAGCTGTGCTACTTTCGGATAAACTTCCGCGCGAGCTTAACGATATAATATTGCGTGTATAA
- a CDS encoding DUF4416 family protein has protein sequence MAEAYVHDPVAFFIGVIVAKNELLFPLRAIIESSIGKIAFESEILQFDEFTHYYKPEMGEGLLRVWMALEGIRPPESLIRLKWACTAIENHFKKEGKRRVNLDPGYLTLAKVILATFKNFSHRIYLGDGVFADLQLMYRRKEFVPMEWTFADYRSEGAQRFFLMLRESYKKWLKSYKNGQLEPITGW, from the coding sequence ATGGCTGAGGCATATGTACATGACCCTGTGGCGTTTTTCATTGGCGTTATTGTCGCAAAAAACGAATTGCTATTCCCCTTGCGGGCTATAATAGAATCCTCCATCGGGAAAATAGCTTTCGAATCAGAAATCCTACAGTTTGACGAATTTACTCACTATTACAAACCAGAGATGGGGGAAGGTTTACTAAGAGTTTGGATGGCGCTTGAAGGAATCCGACCACCGGAATCGCTTATAAGGCTCAAGTGGGCGTGCACAGCTATTGAGAATCACTTCAAGAAAGAGGGCAAAAGAAGAGTTAATCTTGACCCCGGCTACCTAACGCTTGCCAAAGTTATACTCGCCACATTCAAAAATTTCTCGCACAGAATTTATCTCGGTGATGGTGTATTTGCTGACCTCCAGTTGATGTATCGACGCAAGGAATTTGTGCCGATGGAATGGACTTTTGCTGACTATCGATCGGAAGGGGCACAAAGATTTTTCCTGATGTTGCGCGAAAGTTATAAAAAGTGGCTAAAATCTTATAAGAATGGTCAACTTGAGCCCATCACCGGCTGGTAA